One window of the Capnocytophaga haemolytica genome contains the following:
- a CDS encoding glycoside hydrolase family 6 protein: protein MKKLLALIAFLWVMTACEKSGEDTPQNTQTQIPYDWDFYLKPSRLYAVKNEKNAELKKLYYQVYGTPCGDWYDGINPNSKDSDLYLKNFVEGAEHARKTPIVVIYGIPNRDCGSFSGGGHPNAASYRAWIDRVSAIIGQRRAVVIIEPDAINYCGHKKGSAEYKERADLLTYCARKLKENNPNVASYIHAGNSVLVTQHPEAVANAIIDGGLQYMRGFALNVSGLGGTAEEQAGAEKFVNYLASKGFDKVRYVIDTGRSGINRPKHQNANAPYNSCNNFNAALGPRSTTKTTGAHADAYLWINGGGGSDGECNMGAPKAGKPYPEYTRHLVQNAMRVKSIEILEVPQNLK, encoded by the coding sequence ATGAAGAAATTACTAGCCTTAATAGCTTTTTTATGGGTAATGACTGCCTGTGAAAAATCAGGGGAAGATACGCCCCAAAATACGCAAACTCAAATACCTTATGATTGGGATTTTTATTTGAAACCTTCTCGGTTATATGCAGTAAAAAATGAAAAAAATGCCGAGTTGAAAAAACTGTATTACCAAGTATATGGTACGCCCTGCGGAGATTGGTATGATGGAATTAACCCAAACAGTAAGGATAGCGACCTCTATCTGAAGAATTTTGTTGAAGGAGCTGAACACGCTCGCAAAACGCCTATTGTGGTGATTTACGGTATCCCCAATCGCGATTGTGGGTCGTTCTCAGGAGGCGGACACCCTAATGCTGCTTCTTACAGAGCGTGGATAGACCGCGTAAGTGCCATTATTGGACAACGCCGTGCAGTAGTAATTATCGAACCCGATGCTATTAACTACTGCGGACATAAAAAGGGCTCGGCTGAATACAAAGAACGCGCTGATTTGCTTACTTATTGTGCAAGAAAGCTAAAAGAGAATAACCCTAATGTAGCGAGCTATATTCACGCTGGGAATTCTGTTTTGGTTACCCAACACCCTGAAGCTGTTGCTAATGCCATTATAGATGGAGGCTTACAATATATGCGTGGTTTCGCACTGAATGTTTCGGGCTTAGGAGGCACTGCTGAAGAACAAGCAGGAGCCGAGAAATTTGTAAATTACTTAGCTTCTAAAGGTTTTGACAAAGTGCGTTACGTGATTGACACAGGGCGCAGTGGTATCAATAGACCTAAACACCAGAATGCAAATGCTCCTTATAACTCTTGCAATAACTTTAATGCAGCTTTAGGCCCACGTAGCACTACCAAAACCACAGGTGCACACGCCGATGCTTATTTGTGGATTAACGGAGGAGGTGGCTCTGACGGTGAATGTAATATGGGAGCCCCAAAAGCGGGAAAGCCTTATCCTGAATATACGAGACACTTGGTGCAAAACGCTATGAGAGTGAAAAGTATAGAGATTTTGGAAGTACCTCAAAACTTAAAATAG
- a CDS encoding leucine-rich repeat domain-containing protein produces MRKVLLLALTMVALVSCRKSDDDNNGNSTADYELSADGRTLIKWKNANTTVLDMQADEKLRNVNTIGKEAFKEHQNLQSITFPNNLKEIEESAFEEASLSGTVTFNTNATVVFGDKAFFKTKIRKLSLPNVKRLPYSVLSMSYNLEELHFNKVEILGFGAIGWNYLKEINLENTGLTDIETVGISGCTEMKSVVLPATLKTIGYDAFWYCQQLKTVTINAVNPPALVNNPFRTTRIEKIYVPKGSVEQYKRATFWSAFSDKIYPKAQ; encoded by the coding sequence ATGAGAAAAGTTTTATTATTAGCTTTGACGATGGTTGCTTTGGTGAGCTGTCGGAAGAGTGATGATGACAACAACGGTAACTCTACCGCTGATTATGAGCTCAGCGCTGATGGGCGTACACTCATAAAATGGAAGAATGCGAATACTACAGTGCTTGATATGCAAGCTGATGAGAAGCTCAGAAATGTGAACACTATCGGGAAAGAGGCTTTTAAAGAACATCAGAACTTACAGTCGATTACTTTTCCGAATAACTTGAAGGAGATAGAAGAGAGCGCTTTTGAAGAAGCTAGCCTTAGTGGTACTGTTACTTTCAATACCAATGCTACAGTAGTTTTTGGCGATAAAGCTTTCTTCAAAACAAAAATTAGAAAACTCTCCCTTCCTAATGTAAAAAGACTGCCCTATAGCGTATTGTCAATGTCTTATAATCTCGAAGAATTACACTTCAATAAAGTAGAAATATTAGGATTTGGCGCTATTGGGTGGAATTATCTAAAAGAAATTAACTTAGAAAATACTGGACTCACTGATATAGAAACTGTAGGAATTTCGGGGTGTACGGAGATGAAGAGTGTTGTCTTGCCTGCAACACTGAAGACTATAGGGTATGATGCTTTTTGGTATTGCCAACAGCTTAAAACAGTAACGATTAATGCTGTAAACCCTCCTGCCTTAGTAAATAACCCGTTTAGGACTACTCGTATAGAAAAGATATACGTACCTAAAGGCTCGGTAGAGCAATACAAAAGAGCTACTTTCTGGAGTGCTTTTTCTGATAAGATATATCCGAAAGCACAATAA
- the smpB gene encoding SsrA-binding protein SmpB, producing MIQKTVQILNKRAKFEYEILDKYTAGIVLVGTEIKSIRMGKASIAESFCEFNDKGELFVINSTIEAYDFGTYYNHRPKSERKLLLQKKELRKLNKEVKNSGLTIVPLKLFINEKGLAKMDIALVRGKKLYDKRETIKDRDNKRNLDRLMKK from the coding sequence ATGATTCAGAAAACAGTACAAATACTCAACAAACGGGCAAAATTTGAATATGAAATCCTCGACAAATACACGGCGGGGATTGTGCTCGTGGGTACCGAGATAAAGTCTATACGAATGGGAAAAGCCTCGATAGCTGAGAGTTTTTGCGAGTTTAACGATAAAGGAGAGCTTTTCGTAATTAACTCTACCATTGAAGCATATGACTTTGGCACCTATTACAACCACCGCCCCAAAAGCGAACGCAAACTGCTTTTGCAGAAAAAAGAACTTCGCAAACTCAATAAAGAAGTGAAAAATAGCGGGCTTACTATTGTACCTCTCAAACTCTTTATTAACGAAAAAGGTTTGGCTAAAATGGATATAGCCTTAGTACGCGGTAAGAAATTGTACGATAAACGCGAAACTATTAAAGACCGTGATAACAAGAGAAACTTGGATAGGCTAATGAAGAAATAA
- a CDS encoding leucine-rich repeat domain-containing protein — MRKVLLLALAMVALVSCRKSDDDSNRNSTADYELSADGRTLIKWKNANTTVLDMQADEKLRNVNTIGKGAFKEHQNLQSITFPNNLKEIEESAFEDANLSGEVVFNTKATVDFGEKCFYHTHLKKITFPDMSVLGINSFSVCRDLKEVTFNKIKKLGDFALRDCNAASLTFEGTGLTEIGHGAFVGMWKLKELTLPKTLNRIESDAFWQCIVLKKITIKAVNPPALHINSIFGTNDKSVIPTIYVPKGSVEQYKKATGWKDFAEKIQAIN; from the coding sequence ATGAGAAAAGTTTTATTATTAGCTTTGGCGATGGTTGCTTTGGTGAGTTGTCGGAAGAGTGATGATGACAGCAATCGTAACTCTACCGCTGATTATGAGCTCAGCGCTGATGGGCGTACGCTTATCAAATGGAAAAATGCAAATACTACAGTGCTTGATATGCAAGCTGATGAGAAGCTCAGAAATGTGAACACTATCGGGAAAGGGGCTTTTAAAGAACATCAGAACCTCCAATCGATTACATTCCCGAATAACTTGAAGGAGATAGAAGAGAGTGCTTTTGAAGATGCAAACCTCAGCGGTGAGGTTGTCTTTAACACGAAAGCTACCGTTGATTTTGGCGAAAAGTGCTTCTACCACACTCATCTGAAAAAGATAACATTCCCCGATATGAGTGTGTTAGGTATCAATTCTTTTTCAGTTTGTAGGGATTTAAAAGAGGTTACTTTTAACAAAATAAAGAAATTAGGTGATTTTGCGCTGAGAGATTGCAATGCTGCCTCGCTTACCTTCGAGGGGACGGGGCTTACTGAAATAGGGCACGGGGCTTTTGTGGGGATGTGGAAGCTAAAAGAGCTTACTTTACCGAAGACGCTTAATAGAATAGAATCAGATGCTTTTTGGCAATGCATAGTGCTGAAAAAGATTACTATTAAAGCGGTAAATCCACCTGCCTTGCATATAAATAGTATTTTTGGCACTAACGATAAAAGTGTGATACCTACTATTTATGTGCCTAAGGGTTCGGTAGAACAATACAAAAAAGCGACAGGCTGGAAAGATTTTGCAGAGAAGATTCAGGCAATTAATTAA
- a CDS encoding leucine-rich repeat domain-containing protein: MRKIFFFAFVAIALVSCRKNDDNGNEINVSPNDYTLSADGLTLIKWTNSSTISIDMQGDSNLRKVNTIAENAFKDLKSLRAITFSDNLKEIGSDAFSGTNLSDGVNFNSYSDVVFGERVFYRSNIRKVVLPNTKALSNRIFAECRNLKEVTFKRTGIIGDGAFSSCGTLELVDLTDAGVTHIGKEAFANCKLLKKAILSVTMNLKTIGDKSFANCTSLENVTILALYPPYLEGEPFSGIAKTKFPTFYIPRKPKDLLDIYKGDNNWKNLVDKIQLIPK, from the coding sequence ATGAGAAAAATCTTCTTTTTTGCCTTTGTGGCTATTGCTTTGGTGAGTTGTCGTAAGAACGATGACAACGGTAACGAGATAAACGTATCGCCTAATGACTACACTCTCAGTGCTGATGGTCTTACCTTAATAAAATGGACTAATAGTAGTACTATTTCTATTGATATGCAAGGGGATAGCAATTTGCGGAAAGTAAACACTATTGCCGAAAATGCTTTTAAAGACCTTAAAAGTTTAAGAGCGATTACTTTTTCGGACAATTTAAAAGAAATAGGTTCTGATGCCTTTTCAGGAACAAACCTCAGTGATGGCGTAAACTTCAACTCTTATTCAGACGTTGTTTTTGGCGAGAGGGTTTTTTATCGTTCGAATATTAGAAAAGTGGTACTCCCCAATACTAAAGCGTTATCTAACCGGATTTTTGCTGAATGTAGAAACTTAAAAGAAGTTACTTTTAAAAGGACGGGTATTATAGGCGATGGGGCTTTTTCGTCTTGTGGAACTCTTGAATTAGTAGATTTAACAGATGCGGGAGTTACTCATATAGGGAAAGAGGCTTTTGCTAACTGTAAACTTTTAAAAAAGGCAATCCTTTCGGTAACTATGAACTTAAAGACGATAGGAGATAAATCGTTTGCGAACTGTACTTCGTTAGAGAATGTTACTATTCTTGCGCTTTACCCGCCGTATTTAGAGGGAGAGCCTTTTTCTGGAATAGCTAAAACTAAGTTTCCTACTTTTTATATCCCCAGAAAACCTAAGGATTTATTGGATATATACAAAGGAGATAACAATTGGAAAAATTTAGTTGATAAGATTCAGTTGATACCAAAATAA
- a CDS encoding IS5 family transposase, which yields MLNLFKLFKNKEVPEFLVLLYCQTKNLKKTGTMCKDTIINWIIPFLSVGKRGFSSKFCLMKIITLIFKRLKTGCQWREIPIKEQFEEGEISWNTIYYYFNKWSKDGSFQRVWLNILEKNKSKLDLSCAQIDGSHSKTKGGESRGFQGRKAANTTNTIFLCDNQGQMLAMSPPMAGNHNDLYEIEKNLKAIFEFLEQADINTEGLFINADEGFDSQSVRDYLESKDIVANIKGNPRNGGERDNYFDEKLYERRFTIERANAWIDGQKALLVRYEKLDVNWVAMHLLAFSFFFLRKIKV from the coding sequence ATGTTAAACCTGTTTAAACTTTTCAAAAATAAAGAAGTTCCAGAATTTTTAGTACTTTTGTATTGTCAAACTAAAAATCTAAAAAAAACTGGAACTATGTGCAAAGATACAATAATTAATTGGATTATACCTTTTTTGAGTGTAGGAAAACGAGGATTTTCTTCAAAATTCTGTCTTATGAAAATTATTACACTGATTTTTAAGAGATTAAAAACAGGATGTCAGTGGAGAGAAATTCCTATAAAAGAGCAATTTGAAGAGGGAGAAATCTCTTGGAACACCATCTATTACTACTTTAACAAGTGGAGCAAAGACGGCTCATTTCAGAGGGTATGGCTTAATATTTTAGAGAAAAACAAGAGTAAGTTAGATCTTTCTTGTGCTCAAATAGATGGTAGCCATAGTAAGACAAAAGGAGGAGAAAGTAGAGGGTTTCAAGGTAGAAAAGCAGCTAATACGACAAATACTATTTTCCTTTGTGATAATCAGGGACAAATGTTAGCAATGAGTCCTCCAATGGCAGGAAATCATAATGACCTGTACGAAATAGAGAAGAATCTAAAGGCTATTTTTGAGTTCTTAGAACAGGCTGATATAAATACAGAGGGACTATTTATAAATGCAGATGAAGGTTTTGATAGTCAGTCAGTTAGAGATTATTTAGAGAGCAAAGATATTGTTGCTAATATCAAGGGAAACCCAAGAAATGGAGGTGAAAGAGATAATTATTTTGATGAAAAGTTATACGAAAGAAGATTTACAATAGAAAGGGCTAATGCTTGGATAGATGGGCAAAAAGCTTTATTGGTCAGATATGAAAAGTTAGATGTCAATTGGGTGGCGATGCATCTATTAGCATTCAGTTTTTTCTTCCTTAGAAAGATAAAAGTTTAA
- a CDS encoding porin family protein, giving the protein MKRFLITAMLLSISAFSYSQIAVGVKVANPFIAVNVMKHQIANTPKGIRNGGGIFGEFYMGVVNIGAFMRVPLKTHWALQTEALFKREGVWFFHQEETIEELLSDRGTYEFWYAEVPILLQWEGKRTVRGFVQLGIAPKFLTSAKYSAVLEKGDHNVTSFFNRVVLNLNVGGGVLWNRRDWVFTADGRLATNLTPLTSEKNTPDIDFSKAQSYYFAFSLGVGYKPFKKKALPLERTLPQEELPTVTNDSIPAEANVQKQEF; this is encoded by the coding sequence ATGAAACGTTTTTTAATTACTGCTATGCTTTTAAGTATTTCGGCATTTAGCTATAGCCAAATAGCCGTAGGGGTGAAAGTTGCTAATCCGTTTATAGCAGTTAATGTAATGAAACATCAAATTGCAAATACACCTAAGGGAATTAGAAATGGAGGAGGTATTTTTGGTGAGTTTTATATGGGAGTGGTTAATATAGGGGCTTTTATGCGTGTGCCTCTAAAAACACATTGGGCACTGCAAACAGAGGCGTTGTTCAAACGTGAAGGGGTTTGGTTTTTTCATCAAGAGGAAACAATAGAAGAACTTCTCTCTGATCGCGGAACATACGAATTTTGGTATGCTGAGGTTCCTATCCTGTTACAATGGGAAGGGAAACGCACCGTAAGAGGATTTGTACAATTAGGCATTGCTCCTAAATTCTTAACTTCAGCAAAATATTCTGCTGTTTTAGAAAAAGGCGACCATAATGTTACGAGCTTTTTTAATAGGGTTGTTCTCAATTTAAATGTTGGGGGAGGTGTTTTATGGAACAGAAGAGATTGGGTTTTTACTGCTGATGGAAGACTCGCTACCAACCTTACACCACTTACTTCTGAAAAGAACACCCCTGATATTGATTTCAGTAAGGCGCAAAGCTATTATTTTGCGTTTTCTTTAGGAGTAGGTTACAAACCTTTTAAAAAGAAAGCATTGCCTTTAGAAAGGACTCTCCCTCAGGAAGAGCTCCCAACAGTGACGAATGACAGTATTCCTGCTGAGGCTAATGTACAAAAGCAAGAATTTTAA
- a CDS encoding porin family protein, with the protein MKRFLTVIAFLSITSIGFSQVAIGVRFSYPFTMVQSMRPVTPNVPSSSVSFGKFRNYLNAGGFIRIPLQERLTFQIEGMFSIAEVDFDGKYQGSSFHSGYRFVHFDMPFLLQYEGKRPIRGFVQTGFSPKFYLMREVSLDSSYDISFADTRRFKKSLLMWHIGAGILFERKHWIFTLDHRFSMSVFNVSEHNNKEFLDLSKAKFYFFSTSSGIAYKF; encoded by the coding sequence ATGAAACGCTTTTTGACTGTTATTGCTTTTTTAAGTATCACTTCGATAGGTTTTTCACAAGTGGCTATAGGAGTACGCTTTTCCTATCCTTTTACTATGGTACAAAGTATGCGTCCTGTTACCCCAAATGTACCATCTTCATCTGTAAGCTTTGGTAAATTTAGAAATTACTTAAATGCGGGAGGTTTTATTAGGATTCCTCTACAAGAAAGATTAACATTCCAAATTGAAGGAATGTTTAGTATTGCCGAAGTAGATTTTGACGGTAAATATCAAGGTAGTTCTTTTCATTCGGGCTACCGTTTTGTGCATTTTGATATGCCTTTTTTGTTACAATATGAAGGCAAGCGACCTATTAGAGGTTTTGTACAAACAGGTTTTTCACCTAAATTTTATTTGATGCGCGAGGTTAGTTTGGATAGCTCTTATGATATTTCGTTTGCTGATACCCGTCGTTTTAAGAAGAGCTTGCTGATGTGGCATATAGGGGCAGGCATTCTCTTTGAGCGTAAGCATTGGATTTTCACTCTTGATCATCGGTTTTCTATGAGCGTGTTTAACGTGTCGGAGCATAACAACAAGGAGTTTTTAGACCTCAGTAAAGCGAAGTTTTACTTTTTTAGTACTTCCTCAGGTATAGCGTATAAGTTTTAA
- a CDS encoding glycoside hydrolase family 6 protein: MNKLLSLVAFLWVMTACEKSGEESDPSTQTPTTQTSTTQTPTTQTPTTPPITPPVTPPIPPNPPQGKKPVAYDWDFYLEPSRLDVVKKEKNAELKKLYYQVYGTPCGGWYDGGVSPGSGGKEKNDRWLKNFVEGAERARKTPIVVLYGIPNRDCGSFSKGGHPNAASYKEWIDRVSAIIGQRRAVVIIEPDAINYCGHPRGSAKYNERAELLNYAAEKLNKNNPNVVSYIHAGNSDLVTKHPEAVANAIIDGGLKYMRGFALNVSGLGGTAEEQAGAERFVTYLASKGFKDVHYVIDTGRSGINRPKHQNANAPYNSCNNFNAALGPRSTTKTTGAHADAYLWINGGGGSDGECNMGAPAAGLPYPEYTRHLVQNAMRVKSIEILEVPQNLK, translated from the coding sequence ATGAATAAATTACTATCCTTAGTAGCTTTTTTATGGGTAATGACCGCCTGTGAAAAATCAGGGGAAGAGAGCGACCCCTCTACACAGACTCCAACAACGCAAACCTCTACTACACAAACTCCTACTACTCAGACCCCTACTACACCTCCTATTACACCTCCGGTTACTCCTCCTATTCCACCTAACCCACCACAAGGTAAAAAGCCGGTAGCTTATGACTGGGATTTTTACTTGGAGCCCTCTCGGTTAGACGTAGTAAAAAAAGAAAAAAATGCCGAGTTGAAAAAGCTGTATTACCAAGTGTATGGTACGCCCTGCGGAGGTTGGTATGACGGCGGTGTTAGTCCTGGTAGTGGTGGTAAAGAGAAAAATGACCGTTGGCTTAAAAACTTCGTTGAAGGAGCTGAACGCGCCCGCAAAACGCCTATTGTGGTGCTTTACGGTATTCCCAATCGCGATTGTGGGTCGTTTTCAAAAGGAGGGCACCCTAATGCTGCTTCTTACAAAGAGTGGATAGACCGTGTAAGTGCCATTATTGGACAACGCCGTGCGGTGGTTATTATTGAACCTGATGCCATTAACTACTGCGGTCACCCAAGAGGCTCAGCTAAATACAATGAGCGTGCTGAACTGCTTAATTATGCCGCCGAAAAACTAAATAAGAACAACCCTAATGTAGTGAGCTATATTCACGCTGGGAATTCTGATTTGGTCACAAAACACCCTGAAGCTGTTGCCAATGCCATTATAGATGGAGGTTTAAAATATATGCGTGGTTTCGCACTGAATGTTTCGGGCTTAGGAGGCACTGCTGAAGAACAAGCAGGAGCAGAAAGATTTGTAACTTACTTAGCTTCTAAAGGTTTTAAAGATGTACATTACGTGATTGACACAGGGCGCAGTGGTATTAATAGACCTAAACACCAAAATGCAAATGCTCCTTATAACTCTTGCAATAACTTTAATGCAGCTTTAGGTCCACGTAGCACTACCAAAACCACAGGTGCACACGCCGATGCTTATTTGTGGATTAACGGAGGAGGTGGCTCTGACGGTGAATGTAATATGGGAGCCCCCGCAGCGGGACTTCCTTATCCTGAATATACAAGACACTTGGTGCAAAACGCTATGAGAGTAAAAAGTATAGAGATTTTGGAAGTACCTCAAAACTTAAAATAG
- the ilvA gene encoding threonine ammonia-lyase yields MNFTTAREHLKSVLLPTHLIYSPLFSEESGNKIYIKPENLQKTGAFKIRGAYNKILKLTEEEKKRGVIASSAGNHAQGVAYAARELGIKAVIVMPKTTPLIKVQSTKKYGAEVVLYGDVYDDAYQKAKELEEKEGYVFVHPFNDPDVVEGQGTIALEILEELPNTDVIVVPIGGGGLISGIACAAKQIKPDIKIVGVEPSGAASATEALKKNKLVTLPEANTIADGTAVKRIGELNFEYIKKYVDEVVTVDDYELTEVFLLLAEKHKLIAENSGVLPLAALKKLTDRGKNVVPVVSGGNIDVLMISSMIGKGLVSRDRIFNFSVSIPDRPGELAKITQIIAEVGANVVKLAHNQFKNLSRFRDKEVLITVETNGTDHIQQLVRAFKDKGYEITAK; encoded by the coding sequence ATGAACTTTACCACAGCACGTGAGCACCTCAAGAGTGTGCTCCTCCCTACACACCTTATTTATAGTCCGCTCTTCTCAGAAGAATCTGGCAACAAAATCTACATCAAGCCCGAAAACCTTCAAAAGACAGGAGCTTTTAAGATTCGTGGCGCTTATAACAAAATCCTTAAACTCACTGAGGAAGAGAAAAAAAGAGGAGTTATTGCTTCTTCAGCAGGAAACCACGCACAAGGCGTTGCCTACGCAGCACGTGAATTGGGCATCAAAGCCGTGATTGTAATGCCTAAAACTACACCTCTTATCAAAGTGCAATCTACTAAAAAGTACGGTGCTGAAGTAGTGCTCTACGGCGATGTATACGACGATGCTTACCAAAAAGCGAAAGAGCTGGAAGAGAAAGAAGGCTACGTGTTTGTACACCCTTTCAACGACCCTGATGTGGTGGAAGGACAAGGTACTATTGCCTTAGAGATATTGGAAGAACTGCCTAACACCGATGTGATAGTCGTGCCTATAGGCGGTGGCGGACTTATTTCGGGGATTGCTTGCGCTGCTAAACAGATTAAACCCGATATTAAGATTGTAGGTGTAGAACCCTCAGGAGCTGCTTCGGCAACTGAAGCACTGAAAAAGAATAAGCTTGTTACCCTACCCGAAGCCAATACCATTGCTGATGGAACTGCTGTAAAGCGCATAGGAGAGCTTAATTTTGAGTATATCAAGAAGTATGTAGACGAGGTGGTGACCGTAGATGACTATGAACTTACGGAAGTTTTCTTGCTATTGGCAGAAAAGCACAAGCTTATCGCTGAGAACTCAGGCGTATTACCTTTGGCAGCACTCAAAAAACTCACCGACCGCGGTAAGAACGTTGTGCCTGTAGTAAGTGGGGGCAATATAGATGTGCTAATGATATCTTCGATGATAGGCAAGGGATTGGTGAGCAGAGACCGTATTTTCAACTTCTCGGTAAGCATTCCTGACCGCCCTGGTGAACTCGCTAAGATTACTCAAATTATTGCAGAAGTGGGAGCTAATGTAGTTAAACTCGCCCACAACCAGTTTAAGAACCTCTCACGTTTCCGCGATAAAGAAGTGCTTATTACGGTAGAGACCAACGGTACCGACCATATCCAGCAGTTGGTAAGAGCTTTTAAAGATAAAGGGTACGAAATTACTGCTAAGTAG
- a CDS encoding M15 family metallopeptidase, whose protein sequence is MKYLLQLFILLSVSSLLAQQNDFVLLRSLSNDFVFDMKYATPDNFLKQAVYDCGECYLRKSTAKALVKANEEFKSLGYRIKLFDCYRPLSVQKKMWKILPGTHYVANPAKGSKHNRGAAVDLTLVDAQGKELDMGTPFDFFGKKAHHTCTTLPKKVLENRKLLKDVLNKYNFKSIFSEWWHYEYRPEMQSKVEDFQWQCK, encoded by the coding sequence ATGAAATACCTCTTACAACTTTTTATATTATTATCAGTGTCCTCACTTTTAGCGCAGCAGAATGATTTTGTGCTTCTCAGAAGTCTTTCTAATGACTTTGTATTCGATATGAAATACGCCACCCCCGATAATTTCCTCAAACAAGCAGTATATGATTGTGGTGAGTGTTATCTCCGCAAGAGTACTGCAAAGGCTTTGGTCAAAGCTAATGAAGAGTTTAAATCGTTGGGATACCGCATTAAATTGTTCGACTGCTACCGACCGCTTTCGGTACAGAAAAAGATGTGGAAGATACTTCCAGGTACCCACTACGTAGCAAACCCCGCGAAAGGCTCTAAACACAATCGCGGGGCTGCTGTCGATCTTACCCTTGTAGATGCACAAGGCAAGGAATTAGATATGGGTACTCCTTTTGATTTCTTTGGTAAAAAAGCACATCACACTTGCACGACCCTCCCTAAAAAGGTACTTGAGAATCGCAAGTTGTTGAAGGATGTACTCAATAAATATAACTTTAAATCTATTTTCTCAGAGTGGTGGCACTATGAGTACCGTCCCGAAATGCAATCTAAAGTCGAGGACTTCCAATGGCAATGTAAATAA